One window of the Aquila chrysaetos chrysaetos chromosome 8, bAquChr1.4, whole genome shotgun sequence genome contains the following:
- the TMEM25 gene encoding transmembrane protein 25 isoform X1, whose amino-acid sequence MLGPACRGPGAEPHCGLGWTRQQRCSSAERSQHTMGRPRGWPGAALACRLLLLGLPVLCSAGLGELGPTIDGQPLAVCTLLEEESHAFTCRAPRPAPGATLAWYLDGRKQEANCSAAGTASTLTLTARRTDRELNCSLTDPASDKPEILRADARYQEVEGAGLLLVLFVLVQANPPASITWIDQDGRVMANASEFLLLGATRYPGLANHSLRIHLSRAAGNISVSAANSVGITTTSLLPPGLLDARVELPLLGVTVGAALALGALLSLGSCAACLACRWPKTVPGEGRAEGSSPLSRCSRCSSSEHPQPWGTRLPRQTRSLPPDLRLGDLAQQARAAPADAGTGARGEEGALPGPENFLVLSKLGFVQLPMSGRIYKVPSMSSDEIWL is encoded by the exons ATGCTCGGCCCTGCGTGCCGGGGCCCAGGCGCAGAGCCGCACTGCGGGCTAGGCTGGACGCGGCAGCAGCGATGCTCCAG CGCTGAGCGCAGTCAGCACACCATGGGGCGTCCCAGGGGGTGGCCGGGGGCTGCCCTTGCCTGCCGCCTGCTGCTGCTCGGCCTCCCGGTGCTCTGCTCAGCAG ggctgggggagctgggccCCACCATCGACGGGCAGCCGCTGGCAGTGTGCACGCTTCTGGAGGAGGAGAGCCATGCCTTCACCTGCCGGGCCCCCCGGCCGGCCCCCGGTGCCACGCTGGCGTGGTACCTCGACGGCCGGAAGCAGGAGGCAAACTGCTCAGCCGCGGGCACTGCCAGCACCCTCACCCTCACCGCCCGGCGCACCGACCGCGAGCTCAACTGCTCCCTGACGGACCCGGCCTCCG ACAAGCCGGAGATCCTGCGGGCAGATGCCCGCTACCAGGAGGTCGAGGGCGCTGGGCTCCTTCTGGTACTCTTTGTGCTGGTGCAAGCCAACCCACCCGCCAGCATCACCTGGATTGACCAGGACGGGCGGGTGATGGCCAACGCCTCTGAGTTCCTCCTCTTGGGTGCCACGCGCTATCCGGGGCTGGCCAACCACTCGCTTCGCATTCACCTCAGCCGTGCGGCCGGCAACATTTCCGTCAGCGCTGCCAACAGTGTCGGCATCACCACCACTTCCCTCCTACCCCCAG GTCTGCTGGATGCCCGTGTGGAGCTGCCCCTCCTGGGCGTCACTGTCGGAGCAGCCCTGGCCCTGGGCGCCCTGCTTAGCCTGGGCTCCTGCGCCGCCTGCCTAGCATGCCGCTGGCCCAAGACGGTGCCAGGTGAGGGGCGAGCAGAAGGGAGCAGCCCGCTCAGCCGGTGCTCCCGTTGCAGCAGCTCCGAGCACCCGCAGCCCTGGGGCACGCGCTTGCCCCGCCAGACCCGGTCCCTGCCACCTGACCTGCGCCTTGGTGACCTCGCGCAGCAGGCCAGAG CTGCCCCCGCGGATGCAGGAACCGGTgccaggggagaggagggcgCGCTGCCGGGGCCAGAGAACTTCCTGGTCCTCAGCAAGCTCG GTTTTGTCCAGCTCCCGATGTCCGGGCGCATCTACAAAGTGCCCAGCATGAGCAGCGACGAGATCTGGCTGTGA
- the TMEM25 gene encoding transmembrane protein 25 isoform X5 translates to MLGPACRGPGAEPHCGLGWTRQQRCSSAERSQHTMGRPRGWPGAALACRLLLLGLPVLCSAGLGELGPTIDGQPLAVCTLLEEESHAFTCRAPRPAPGATLAWYLDGRKQEANCSAAGTASTLTLTARRTDRELNCSLTDPASGETYNASVLLDVQYKPEILRADARYQEVEGAGLLLVLFVLVQANPPASITWIDQDGRVMANASEFLLLGATRYPGLANHSLRIHLSRAAGNISVSAANSVGITTTSLLPPGLLDARVELPLLGVTVGAALALGALLSLGSCAACLACRWPKTVPGEGRAEGSSPLSRCSRCSSSEHPQPWGTRLPRQTRSLPPDLRLGDLAQQARAAPADAGTGARGEEGALPGPENFLVLSKLGFVQLPMSGRIYKVPSMSSDEIWL, encoded by the exons ATGCTCGGCCCTGCGTGCCGGGGCCCAGGCGCAGAGCCGCACTGCGGGCTAGGCTGGACGCGGCAGCAGCGATGCTCCAG CGCTGAGCGCAGTCAGCACACCATGGGGCGTCCCAGGGGGTGGCCGGGGGCTGCCCTTGCCTGCCGCCTGCTGCTGCTCGGCCTCCCGGTGCTCTGCTCAGCAG ggctgggggagctgggccCCACCATCGACGGGCAGCCGCTGGCAGTGTGCACGCTTCTGGAGGAGGAGAGCCATGCCTTCACCTGCCGGGCCCCCCGGCCGGCCCCCGGTGCCACGCTGGCGTGGTACCTCGACGGCCGGAAGCAGGAGGCAAACTGCTCAGCCGCGGGCACTGCCAGCACCCTCACCCTCACCGCCCGGCGCACCGACCGCGAGCTCAACTGCTCCCTGACGGACCCGGCCTCCGGTGAGACCTACAACGCCTCCGTCCTCCTCGACGTGCAGT ACAAGCCGGAGATCCTGCGGGCAGATGCCCGCTACCAGGAGGTCGAGGGCGCTGGGCTCCTTCTGGTACTCTTTGTGCTGGTGCAAGCCAACCCACCCGCCAGCATCACCTGGATTGACCAGGACGGGCGGGTGATGGCCAACGCCTCTGAGTTCCTCCTCTTGGGTGCCACGCGCTATCCGGGGCTGGCCAACCACTCGCTTCGCATTCACCTCAGCCGTGCGGCCGGCAACATTTCCGTCAGCGCTGCCAACAGTGTCGGCATCACCACCACTTCCCTCCTACCCCCAG GTCTGCTGGATGCCCGTGTGGAGCTGCCCCTCCTGGGCGTCACTGTCGGAGCAGCCCTGGCCCTGGGCGCCCTGCTTAGCCTGGGCTCCTGCGCCGCCTGCCTAGCATGCCGCTGGCCCAAGACGGTGCCAGGTGAGGGGCGAGCAGAAGGGAGCAGCCCGCTCAGCCGGTGCTCCCGTTGCAGCAGCTCCGAGCACCCGCAGCCCTGGGGCACGCGCTTGCCCCGCCAGACCCGGTCCCTGCCACCTGACCTGCGCCTTGGTGACCTCGCGCAGCAGGCCAGAG CTGCCCCCGCGGATGCAGGAACCGGTgccaggggagaggagggcgCGCTGCCGGGGCCAGAGAACTTCCTGGTCCTCAGCAAGCTCG GTTTTGTCCAGCTCCCGATGTCCGGGCGCATCTACAAAGTGCCCAGCATGAGCAGCGACGAGATCTGGCTGTGA
- the TMEM25 gene encoding transmembrane protein 25 isoform X2, which yields MLGPACRGPGAEPHCGLGWTRQQRCSSAERSQHTMGRPRGWPGAALACRLLLLGLPVLCSAGLGELGPTIDGQPLAVCTLLEEESHAFTCRAPRPAPGATLAWYLDGRKQEANCSAAGTASTLTLTARRTDRELNCSLTDPASGETYNASVLLDVQYKPEILRADARYQEVEGAGLLLVLFVLVQANPPASITWIDQDGRVMANASEFLLLGATRYPGLANHSLRIHLSRAAGNISVSAANSVGITTTSLLPPGLLDARVELPLLGVTVGAALALGALLSLGSCAACLACRWPKTVPGEGRAEGSSPLSRCSRCSSSEHPQPWGTRLPRQTRSLPPDLRLGDLAQQARGFVQLPMSGRIYKVPSMSSDEIWL from the exons ATGCTCGGCCCTGCGTGCCGGGGCCCAGGCGCAGAGCCGCACTGCGGGCTAGGCTGGACGCGGCAGCAGCGATGCTCCAG CGCTGAGCGCAGTCAGCACACCATGGGGCGTCCCAGGGGGTGGCCGGGGGCTGCCCTTGCCTGCCGCCTGCTGCTGCTCGGCCTCCCGGTGCTCTGCTCAGCAG ggctgggggagctgggccCCACCATCGACGGGCAGCCGCTGGCAGTGTGCACGCTTCTGGAGGAGGAGAGCCATGCCTTCACCTGCCGGGCCCCCCGGCCGGCCCCCGGTGCCACGCTGGCGTGGTACCTCGACGGCCGGAAGCAGGAGGCAAACTGCTCAGCCGCGGGCACTGCCAGCACCCTCACCCTCACCGCCCGGCGCACCGACCGCGAGCTCAACTGCTCCCTGACGGACCCGGCCTCCGGTGAGACCTACAACGCCTCCGTCCTCCTCGACGTGCAGT ACAAGCCGGAGATCCTGCGGGCAGATGCCCGCTACCAGGAGGTCGAGGGCGCTGGGCTCCTTCTGGTACTCTTTGTGCTGGTGCAAGCCAACCCACCCGCCAGCATCACCTGGATTGACCAGGACGGGCGGGTGATGGCCAACGCCTCTGAGTTCCTCCTCTTGGGTGCCACGCGCTATCCGGGGCTGGCCAACCACTCGCTTCGCATTCACCTCAGCCGTGCGGCCGGCAACATTTCCGTCAGCGCTGCCAACAGTGTCGGCATCACCACCACTTCCCTCCTACCCCCAG GTCTGCTGGATGCCCGTGTGGAGCTGCCCCTCCTGGGCGTCACTGTCGGAGCAGCCCTGGCCCTGGGCGCCCTGCTTAGCCTGGGCTCCTGCGCCGCCTGCCTAGCATGCCGCTGGCCCAAGACGGTGCCAGGTGAGGGGCGAGCAGAAGGGAGCAGCCCGCTCAGCCGGTGCTCCCGTTGCAGCAGCTCCGAGCACCCGCAGCCCTGGGGCACGCGCTTGCCCCGCCAGACCCGGTCCCTGCCACCTGACCTGCGCCTTGGTGACCTCGCGCAGCAGGCCAGAG GTTTTGTCCAGCTCCCGATGTCCGGGCGCATCTACAAAGTGCCCAGCATGAGCAGCGACGAGATCTGGCTGTGA
- the TMEM25 gene encoding transmembrane protein 25 isoform X4: MLGPACRGPGAEPHCGLGWTRQQRCSSAERSQHTMGRPRGWPGAALACRLLLLGLPVLCSAGLGELGPTIDGQPLAVCTLLEEESHAFTCRAPRPAPGATLAWYLDGRKQEANCSAAGTASTLTLTARRTDRELNCSLTDPASGETYNASVLLDVQYKPEILRADARYQEVEGAGLLLVLFVLVQANPPASITWIDQDGRVMANASEFLLLGATRYPGLANHSLRIHLSRAAGNISVSAANSVGITTTSLLPPAPSTRSPGARACPARPGPCHLTCALVTSRSRPELPPRMQEPVPGERRARCRGQRTSWSSASSVLSSSRCPGASTKCPA, from the exons ATGCTCGGCCCTGCGTGCCGGGGCCCAGGCGCAGAGCCGCACTGCGGGCTAGGCTGGACGCGGCAGCAGCGATGCTCCAG CGCTGAGCGCAGTCAGCACACCATGGGGCGTCCCAGGGGGTGGCCGGGGGCTGCCCTTGCCTGCCGCCTGCTGCTGCTCGGCCTCCCGGTGCTCTGCTCAGCAG ggctgggggagctgggccCCACCATCGACGGGCAGCCGCTGGCAGTGTGCACGCTTCTGGAGGAGGAGAGCCATGCCTTCACCTGCCGGGCCCCCCGGCCGGCCCCCGGTGCCACGCTGGCGTGGTACCTCGACGGCCGGAAGCAGGAGGCAAACTGCTCAGCCGCGGGCACTGCCAGCACCCTCACCCTCACCGCCCGGCGCACCGACCGCGAGCTCAACTGCTCCCTGACGGACCCGGCCTCCGGTGAGACCTACAACGCCTCCGTCCTCCTCGACGTGCAGT ACAAGCCGGAGATCCTGCGGGCAGATGCCCGCTACCAGGAGGTCGAGGGCGCTGGGCTCCTTCTGGTACTCTTTGTGCTGGTGCAAGCCAACCCACCCGCCAGCATCACCTGGATTGACCAGGACGGGCGGGTGATGGCCAACGCCTCTGAGTTCCTCCTCTTGGGTGCCACGCGCTATCCGGGGCTGGCCAACCACTCGCTTCGCATTCACCTCAGCCGTGCGGCCGGCAACATTTCCGTCAGCGCTGCCAACAGTGTCGGCATCACCACCACTTCCCTCCTACCCCCAG CTCCGAGCACCCGCAGCCCTGGGGCACGCGCTTGCCCCGCCAGACCCGGTCCCTGCCACCTGACCTGCGCCTTGGTGACCTCGCGCAGCAGGCCAGAG CTGCCCCCGCGGATGCAGGAACCGGTgccaggggagaggagggcgCGCTGCCGGGGCCAGAGAACTTCCTGGTCCTCAGCAAGCTCG GTTTTGTCCAGCTCCCGATGTCCGGGCGCATCTACAAAGTGCCCAGCATGA
- the TMEM25 gene encoding transmembrane protein 25 isoform X3, giving the protein MLGPACRGPGAEPHCGLGWTRQQRCSSAERSQHTMGRPRGWPGAALACRLLLLGLPVLCSAGLGELGPTIDGQPLAVCTLLEEESHAFTCRAPRPAPGATLAWYLDGRKQEANCSAAGTASTLTLTARRTDRELNCSLTDPASGETYNASVLLDVQYKPEILRADARYQEVEGAGLLLVLFVLVQANPPASITWIDQDGRVMANASEFLLLGATRYPGLANHSLRIHLSRAAGNISVSAANSVGITTTSLLPPAAPSTRSPGARACPARPGPCHLTCALVTSRSRPELPPRMQEPVPGERRARCRGQRTSWSSASSVLSSSRCPGASTKCPA; this is encoded by the exons ATGCTCGGCCCTGCGTGCCGGGGCCCAGGCGCAGAGCCGCACTGCGGGCTAGGCTGGACGCGGCAGCAGCGATGCTCCAG CGCTGAGCGCAGTCAGCACACCATGGGGCGTCCCAGGGGGTGGCCGGGGGCTGCCCTTGCCTGCCGCCTGCTGCTGCTCGGCCTCCCGGTGCTCTGCTCAGCAG ggctgggggagctgggccCCACCATCGACGGGCAGCCGCTGGCAGTGTGCACGCTTCTGGAGGAGGAGAGCCATGCCTTCACCTGCCGGGCCCCCCGGCCGGCCCCCGGTGCCACGCTGGCGTGGTACCTCGACGGCCGGAAGCAGGAGGCAAACTGCTCAGCCGCGGGCACTGCCAGCACCCTCACCCTCACCGCCCGGCGCACCGACCGCGAGCTCAACTGCTCCCTGACGGACCCGGCCTCCGGTGAGACCTACAACGCCTCCGTCCTCCTCGACGTGCAGT ACAAGCCGGAGATCCTGCGGGCAGATGCCCGCTACCAGGAGGTCGAGGGCGCTGGGCTCCTTCTGGTACTCTTTGTGCTGGTGCAAGCCAACCCACCCGCCAGCATCACCTGGATTGACCAGGACGGGCGGGTGATGGCCAACGCCTCTGAGTTCCTCCTCTTGGGTGCCACGCGCTATCCGGGGCTGGCCAACCACTCGCTTCGCATTCACCTCAGCCGTGCGGCCGGCAACATTTCCGTCAGCGCTGCCAACAGTGTCGGCATCACCACCACTTCCCTCCTACCCCCAG CAGCTCCGAGCACCCGCAGCCCTGGGGCACGCGCTTGCCCCGCCAGACCCGGTCCCTGCCACCTGACCTGCGCCTTGGTGACCTCGCGCAGCAGGCCAGAG CTGCCCCCGCGGATGCAGGAACCGGTgccaggggagaggagggcgCGCTGCCGGGGCCAGAGAACTTCCTGGTCCTCAGCAAGCTCG GTTTTGTCCAGCTCCCGATGTCCGGGCGCATCTACAAAGTGCCCAGCATGA
- the TTC36 gene encoding tetratricopeptide repeat protein 36, whose product MATANDRAVLQTIFNPSTPFGDIPGLDEEEEEAAHEEGEAFAPELLEQVRDLELQGVSAAESGDVSTALERFSEAIRLLPERASGYNNRAQALRLRGDVAGALRDLDVAIRLSRGCGHAACQSFVQRGLIHQLQARQEDARRDFERAARLGSAFARRQLVLLNPYSALCNQMLCEMLGRLRNPGGTVNE is encoded by the exons ATGGCCACGGCAAATGACAGGGCTGTCCTGCAGACCATCTTTAACCCCAGCACCCCTTTTGGGGATATCCCTGGGCtggacgaggaggaggaggaggcggcccATGAGGAAG GGGAAGCCTTCGCGccggagctgctggagcaggtccGGGACCTGGAGCTGCAGGGGGTCTCTGCCGCCGAGTCGGGAGACGTGAGCACGGCCCTGGAGCGGTTCAGTGAGGCCATACGCCTGCTGCCCGAGCGCGCCTCGGGCTACAACAACAGGGCCCAGGCCCTGCGGCTGCGGGGGGATGTGGCAG GTGCCCTGCGGGACCTGGACGTGGCCATTCGCCTGAGCCGGGGCTGCGGCCACGCTGCCTGCCAAAGCTTCGTGCAACGCGGCCTGATCCACCAGCTGCAAGCCCGCCAGGAGGACGCCCGGCGGGACTTCGAGCGAGCAGCGCGACTGGGCAGCGCCTTTGCCCGGCggcagctggtgctgctgaaCCCCTACTCGGCGCTCTGCAACCAGATGCTCTGCGAGATGCTGGGGCGGCTGCGCAACCCTGGCGGCACGGTGAACGAGTGA